From Cecembia calidifontis, one genomic window encodes:
- the purB gene encoding adenylosuccinate lyase: MKLTTLTAVSSVDGRYGSKTAPLREYFSEFALIKYRVHVEIEYFIALCELPLPQLKSFDSKLFPQLRDIVNQFSLEDADKIKETEKVTNHDVKAVEYFIKEKFDLLKLEPFKEFIHFGLTSQDINNTATPMMLKDGLEKVILPALHQVISKLQEQAEHWKDIAMLAKTHGQPASPTRLGKEIQVFVTRLEKQLDLLKQVPYSAKFGGATGNMNAHHVAYPQFDWNGFAERFVSHYLHLERSYPTTQIEHYDNLAACFDGLKRINTILLDLSKDVWQYVAMNYFKQKIKAGEIGSSAMPHKVNPIDFENAEGNLGIANALLEHLAAKLPISRLQRDLTDSTVLRTIGVPLAHMLISLESLLKGLNKLELNRAAIDADLEENWAVVAEAIQTILRREGYPKPYEALKDLTRTNEKITKESIHKFIGSLEVSEAIKEELWQISPFNYTGLYE; this comes from the coding sequence ATGAAGCTCACAACCCTGACAGCAGTAAGTTCGGTGGATGGAAGGTATGGCTCCAAAACAGCCCCCTTACGTGAATATTTTTCTGAATTTGCACTTATTAAGTACCGTGTTCACGTAGAAATCGAATATTTTATTGCTTTGTGTGAATTGCCACTGCCACAGCTCAAGAGTTTTGACAGTAAACTTTTCCCACAACTCAGGGACATTGTAAACCAATTCTCTTTGGAAGATGCTGATAAAATCAAAGAAACTGAAAAAGTCACCAATCACGATGTCAAAGCAGTAGAATATTTTATCAAAGAAAAATTCGATCTACTCAAACTGGAACCTTTCAAGGAATTTATTCACTTTGGATTGACTTCACAGGACATCAACAATACCGCCACTCCCATGATGCTGAAAGATGGCCTTGAAAAAGTAATCCTTCCTGCGCTTCATCAGGTGATCTCCAAACTCCAAGAACAGGCTGAGCATTGGAAAGATATCGCCATGCTGGCCAAGACGCATGGGCAACCCGCATCTCCTACCCGATTGGGCAAAGAAATACAGGTATTCGTAACCAGGCTTGAAAAGCAGTTGGACCTATTAAAACAGGTCCCCTACTCCGCCAAATTTGGTGGAGCTACCGGGAATATGAATGCTCACCATGTCGCTTATCCGCAATTTGACTGGAACGGTTTTGCAGAACGCTTTGTCTCTCACTACCTACATTTGGAAAGGAGTTATCCAACTACCCAAATTGAACACTATGATAATCTTGCGGCCTGCTTTGATGGACTTAAAAGGATCAATACCATCCTTCTGGATCTTTCTAAAGATGTATGGCAGTATGTTGCCATGAATTATTTCAAACAGAAGATCAAAGCCGGGGAAATAGGTTCTTCTGCAATGCCCCACAAAGTCAACCCTATTGACTTTGAAAATGCGGAAGGTAACTTAGGAATCGCCAATGCCTTGCTGGAGCACCTTGCTGCAAAATTACCCATCAGCCGGTTGCAAAGAGACCTTACAGACAGCACGGTATTAAGAACCATCGGAGTTCCTTTGGCCCATATGCTGATTTCATTGGAATCTCTTCTCAAGGGATTGAATAAATTGGAACTCAACAGGGCAGCCATTGATGCCGATCTGGAAGAAAACTGGGCGGTGGTAGCTGAAGCAATTCAGACTATTCTAAGAAGAGAAGGTTATCCAAAACCCTATGAAGCATTAAAGGATCTGACACGGACTAATGAGAAAATCACCAAAGAGTCCATTCATAAATTCATAGGCTCTTTAGAAGTGAGCGAAGCTATCAAAGAAGAACTCTGGCAAATAAGCCCCTTCAATTATACGGGCTTATACGAATAA
- a CDS encoding ferredoxin--NADP reductase encodes MFNLFKRKKEDHKGSQYTSLKIREIVRETPDTVTIYFEQPEPYLEYKAGQYLTVILDINGKEERRSYSLCTSPYVDPHPGITVKRVRGGLVSNYLNDQLRPGKTIEIMKPMGHFTTDYHSQNQRHFVMIAGGSGITPIMGITKSVLINEPQSKVTLIYCSRSENEIIFKKALEDLESKYEGRLMVIHNLSQPSDSWTGLKGRLDSQKIKDILSSISYPELKQVEYFLCGPEGIMETAESTLLGMGVDSKFIHKESFYSNLEAKEEELKAAGKLAPELTREVEVILEGETYHFEVPAGKTILEAGLDHDVDMPYSCQSGLCTACRGKLLSGKVDMIEDAGLSKSEIEEGYILCCSSKPASSDVKIIIE; translated from the coding sequence ATGTTCAATTTATTCAAGCGTAAAAAAGAAGATCATAAAGGAAGTCAATATACTTCTCTGAAAATAAGGGAGATCGTAAGAGAAACTCCTGATACAGTCACCATTTATTTTGAGCAGCCTGAGCCTTACTTGGAATATAAGGCAGGTCAATACCTGACCGTAATCCTGGATATCAATGGAAAAGAAGAAAGGAGGTCTTACAGTCTTTGTACTTCTCCTTATGTAGATCCCCATCCCGGCATTACGGTGAAAAGGGTAAGGGGCGGATTGGTTTCGAATTATCTCAATGACCAATTAAGACCTGGTAAAACCATAGAAATCATGAAACCTATGGGGCATTTTACCACAGACTATCATTCCCAAAATCAGAGACATTTTGTGATGATTGCCGGAGGAAGTGGGATTACACCCATTATGGGCATCACCAAGTCTGTTTTGATTAATGAGCCTCAATCTAAAGTCACCTTGATTTATTGCAGCAGGTCTGAAAATGAAATCATTTTCAAAAAAGCCCTGGAAGATCTCGAGTCCAAATATGAAGGCAGGCTGATGGTCATTCATAACCTTAGCCAGCCATCGGATTCCTGGACAGGACTTAAAGGAAGGCTCGATTCCCAAAAAATCAAAGATATCCTGTCAAGCATTTCCTATCCGGAGTTGAAACAGGTTGAATATTTCCTCTGTGGTCCCGAAGGCATCATGGAAACAGCAGAAAGCACACTGCTCGGAATGGGTGTCGATAGCAAGTTTATCCATAAAGAAAGTTTCTATTCCAATTTGGAAGCCAAGGAGGAAGAGCTGAAAGCAGCGGGTAAACTTGCACCTGAACTCACAAGAGAAGTGGAAGTTATTTTGGAAGGGGAAACCTACCATTTCGAAGTTCCTGCTGGTAAAACCATCCTTGAAGCCGGATTGGATCATGATGTCGATATGCCGTACAGTTGTCAAAGTGGTCTGTGCACTGCCTGCCGTGGTAAGTTGCTTTCCGGTAAAGTTGACATGATTGAAGATGCAGGGCTGAGCAAATCGGAAATTGAGGAGGGATATATTTTATGTTGTTCTTCCAAACCTGCCAGTTCTGATGTAAAAATAATTATTGAATAA
- a CDS encoding HesB/IscA family protein, producing the protein MLIPIKITEKAQKEIKNIIQNKNIPKDYYLRVGVKGGGCGGMSYLLGFDKPKDGDQQFEIEGIPVLIEKKHYMFLMGMQVDFYEGNDARGFTFVNPDIPKRHDT; encoded by the coding sequence ATGCTGATTCCAATAAAAATTACAGAAAAAGCCCAAAAAGAAATCAAAAACATCATCCAGAATAAAAACATCCCCAAGGATTATTACCTGAGAGTGGGTGTCAAAGGAGGGGGATGTGGCGGCATGTCCTATTTATTAGGTTTTGATAAGCCAAAAGACGGGGACCAACAATTTGAAATTGAAGGAATTCCAGTATTGATCGAAAAAAAACACTACATGTTTTTGATGGGCATGCAGGTGGATTTTTACGAAGGCAATGATGCCAGGGGATTTACTTTTGTCAACCCGGATATTCCCAAAAGGCACGATACCTAA
- a CDS encoding YkvA family protein, with protein MASFRDKTVDFFTKAKIVYQEKAKEIAGEDGKLSKLILQVKERLEKVSGNPKIKAALEPILVFKRMIQAHLSGEFKVSNKTLGLIVLGLVYFITPLDFIPDFMPLIGFADDLSVLLAVYNSVKHEVDAFKMWEKTKL; from the coding sequence ATGGCATCATTCAGAGACAAAACGGTGGATTTTTTCACCAAAGCCAAAATAGTCTATCAGGAAAAGGCAAAGGAAATTGCCGGTGAGGATGGGAAGTTGAGTAAGCTTATCCTTCAAGTCAAAGAAAGATTAGAAAAGGTTTCAGGCAATCCCAAAATAAAGGCCGCTTTGGAGCCAATCTTAGTGTTCAAAAGAATGATACAGGCCCATCTTTCCGGAGAATTTAAGGTATCCAACAAAACATTAGGCCTTATCGTCTTAGGCTTGGTATATTTCATTACACCTCTTGACTTTATTCCTGATTTTATGCCTTTGATCGGGTTTGCAGATGATCTTTCTGTTTTGCTTGCCGTTTACAATTCGGTCAAACACGAAGTTGATGCATTCAAGATGTGGGAAAAAACAAAACTTTGA